Part of the Tindallia californiensis genome is shown below.
TTTAAGAATAGCCAAAAAAAACACCCCCGTACTTTTATCCTATCACAGGAAATGATAAAATCAACGATAAAATACCCTTATCAAGAGTGAGTATGGGGCTTTCTCTCATTCATGATAAGGGTAAAAGTAGCATAATGGAGCGGGTAATCATTTCAATGATTTTTAGTGGTGAAATGTCGGTAACAAGGGTAATTGCAGTTAATGTTAGACCTTAAAAATAGAAATTGCATTTTGAAGGTCATTGGCTAAAGCCGCAAGACTGCTAGCTGAATCCGCTATTTCATCAACAACAGAGTTTTGTTGTTGTGCGCTAGCAGAAACCTCTTGTGAAGAGGCAGCTGTTTCTTCTGATATAGCCGACATGTTTTGAAAGCTGTTGACTACTTCCTGGCTGTTGTTTGTAACTTTTTGTACCAATAGAGTGACATGATTAATTCCCTCTGAAATGGTGGATACTTCGTCAGAGATACTTTCAAAAAGACTGCTGGCACTATGAACCATTTCAGTTCCATCTTCTACTTGCAGGCTGTTATTTTCCATCGAAAAAACGGCACCTTTGATTTGTGATTGGATCCTTTCTATAATCTTTGCGATACGACTGGAGGACTGGGAAGTTTCTTCTGCTAATTTTCTTATTTCTTCGGCTACTACGGCAAATCCACGGCCGGCTTCTCCTGCACGGGCTGCTTCAATAGCTGCGTTTAAGGCTAATAAATTTGTTTGCCCAGAAATCGAATGAATACTTTCAACAATGTTAACTATTTCCGTGGAAGCTTGATCAAGTTCTTTGACAACTACCATGGTTTCTTTAGAGGAAGAAAGAATTTCATTCATTTTTGATACCGCTTCTCTTGATGCTTTTCGACCATTTTTAGCTGAATCTTGTGTGTGAGTAGAAGCGTTTTGTACCTGTTCAATGCTTTCAGAAACCTGGAGCATATTTTCGGCAATTTGCTCCAGGTTTTGATTACTGGTTTCAACAGCAGAGGATTGTTCTTCGGTAGCTCTGGAGACTTCTTCAATAGTTCGTGAAACTTCTTGTGAGGTGGCAGCCGCTTCTTCTGAAGAGGCTGCTAATCTTTCGCTGGTGCTGGCAACCTGGCCTGATATAGAACTGCTGGATTTAATAAGACCTTTAAGATTATCGACCATTTGATTAATAGCTTTTGCCAAGTGACCAATTTCATCAGTGCTCTTTACTTCAACTTGCTGAGTCAGATCACCTTGAGCAACTATATGAACTAAATCGACTAATTTTTTTAGAGGGCGAATGATACTGTTGGAAATGACAAAAGCAAGGATAATAGAGACAATAATAGCAAATCCAATGGAAGCAATGACCATTTTGCGAATTTCCTCCTGGGTATTGACTACCTCAGCGCCAATGAATTGAACATTTTCTTGTCGTTCATTTGCCATATTACGGGCGTAAATCATCAACGTATTACCCTCTGGCCCCATACGGTTAGTAATCACTTCGATGGCATCATCATACCTTCCTGTATTATACATTGGCACAACTTCGGCGGTGGCAATCCGTCGCCAGGCCTGACTTCTTTCGACAAACTTTTCATCTTCCGGAGTGCCTGAAATTTCTAATAGTTCACGCTCTAGAGAGTCGCTGGTACTTGAAACACGAATAAATTGATTGAGATAAAATTCATCACCGGTCAAGACAAAGTTGCTTATGTGAGAACTTCTTTCAGCTATGGTGAATGCTAATTCGTTATTAATTCGATAAAGATCCATTTGCTCCTCTAATAAATCCCTGAGTTCGTCCTGGATGGCACTAAGCTGCATAAAACTAAAACCGCCTAAAGCAATTAAAATCAAAGTGATGGTAAAAAAACCTAGAAGTATTTTTTTTCGGATGCTAGTCCTATGCATGAGTAATGCCTCCTTTGAGATTGTGTAAAGGTAAACTATTCAGATACCTCTATATTTTACGATATTTCTGACAAAAAATCCATATGTTTTACAAAAATTTGGTAGAATGATAAGTTGTTTGAGAAAAAGAAAGCATAATCAAACGGGAAAGAGGCATGAAATAATGATAATTGAAGAGAAAAGGAGATGATTAGGAGTGCGGTATGAAAAAGTAGTTAAAGGTGAATTTATCAAAAGACCGAACCGTTTTATTGCTCACGTATTGATTGATGGCAGAGAAGAAGTTGTACATATAAAGAACACCTCCCGGTGTCGAGAGTTGCTGATACCAGGGGTTAAAGTCTACTTAGAGGATAAAAGAGAAGTGCCGGGTAGAAAAACTGGATATTCTGTGATTAGTGTATACAAGGATGATGTGCTTGTTAACATTGATTCCCAAGCTCCTAATACTGTTATAGCTGAAGCACTTGAAAATAATAAGATAGATGGATTTTTGAATTTTTCTTTACTAAAGAGAGAAGTTACTTATGGAAAGTCACGTTTTGATATTTTTATGGAAAGAGAAAAAGAAAAGATTTTCATTGAAGTAAAAGGGGTTACATTGGAAAATAGTGGGGTTTCGGCATTTCCGGATGCACCTACCGAGAGAGGTGTGAAACACGTAAAGGAATTGGAAGGTGCCGTTGCAGAAGGGTATAGAGGGGTGATATTTTTTCTGATTAAAATGCAAAAACCGGATCTTTTCAAATTAAACTGGAAAATGGATCCGGCCTTTGCGGAGGCAGTATGCAAAGCTCAATCTAAAGGGGTCGAGGTGTTAGCCTATGATTCACTGGTTACCCCTGAAGAAATCTTCATTGGAAAAAAATTGCCTATTAATTTACAGCCTTGGTGAGCCAGTTAATCAATATCATAAAGCGGAGTGCTTAAATAGCGTTCACCATTGCTGGCTGTCATGACAACTAGATGTTGATTAGGGTCCATATTTTTAGCTATTTTGAAGGCCGCAGCAATGGCAGCTCCTGAAGAAATTCCCAGCAACAAGCCTTCTTCGCGGGCGACTTTTCGAGCTGTTTCTATTGCTTCTTCCGTGGTAATCTGAACGATACGGCTAAGTAAGCGAGTATCCATAATTTCAGGAACAAAACCAGCTCCGATTCCTTGGATTTTATGAGGACCAGGTTCTCCACCAGACAAAACCGGTGAATCAGAAGGTTCAACAGCAACTAGTTGAATAGAAGGGTTTTTTTCTCTTAAATAGCGGCCAGCACCTGTAATGGTACCACCTGTTCCTACGCCGGCAATAAACGCATCGACTTGTCCGTTAAGATCATTCCAGATTTCAGGACCTGTAGTTTTATAATGAACAGCTGGATTGGCTGGATTGATAAACTGTCCAGGGATGATTGCATTAGCATGGGTGCTGACTATTTCATTTGCTTTTTCAATAGCTCCCTTCATTCCCTTAGAACCTTCTGTAAGAACAAGATCAGCTCCGTAAGCCTTTAAAATTTTTCTTCGTTCAATAGTCATGGTATCAGGCATAACAAGGGTTAGTTGATAGCCTTTAGCAGCGGCGATCATTGCAAGACCAATGCCTGTGTTTCCGCTGGTTGGTTCGACGAGCAGGGTGTTTTCTGTGATTTTTTTTTCCTCTTCAAGTGCTTCGATCATGCTTAGGGCGATTCGGTCTTTTACAGAACCACCAGGATTTTGAAATTCCAGCTTTACAAAAATAGTTGCCATGTTTTCTCGACCCTTGCGGCTAAGCTTGACTATTGGTGTTTTGCCGACTAACTCACTAACGGTATGGACAATCATGAGAACTCCTCCTTAATACCTAGTAATTTGGTAGGTTTAATGGGGAATATTTTACCTCTTCTCTTTCTCTCTGTCAAGATTTTTTTATTTGTTTTTTTAGAAAGCATACACCCTGATACAGATTGATGGCTGTGCTTAGCTTATTAATTCCATCAAAGCGGTAGTATTAAACAGGTAAAAATGGTACAATATCCAATGGAATAAGGGAATACCCTAACATCCCAAAGGAGATGAAACGGAATGAAAGTGAATAAAGCGATTATTCCAGCCGCAGGTCTTGGAACAAGATTTTTGCCTGCAACAAAGGCTCAGCCTAAGGAAATGTTGCCAATTGTTGATAAGCCAACATTACAATATATAATAGAAGAGGCTGTAGATTCAGGTATTGAAGAAATTTTGATTATAACAGGAAGAAATAAGCAGTCGATTGAAGACCACTTTGATAAGTCCATTGAGCTGGAGCTGGAGTTAGAAAAAAAAGGAAAAGATGACCTGCTTCAAATTGTAAAAAATATTTCGGATATGGTGAATATCCACTATATCCGTCAAAAAGAACCGAAAGGCCTGGGACATGCTATTTATTGTGCCAAAAGCTTTATCGGCAACGAACCTTTTGCGGTGATGCTAGGTGACGATATTGTGGATGCTAAAACGCCCTGTCTTCAACAGATGACTTCTGTTTACAATGAATACAAAACAACGATTCTTGGAGTTCAGGAAGTCCCGAGATCAGAGGTGGACAAATATGGAATCGTGAATGGAAAAAGCATTGAAGATAATGTTTATAAAGTGAAAGATTTGATAGAAAAACCAGCGATAGAAGAAGCTCCTACGAATATCGCTATATTGGGACGGTATATTATTAGCCCTAGCATTTTTAGCATTCTGGAACATACAAAACCTGGAAAGGGAGGCGAGATTCAGCTGACGGATGCGTTAAAAACCTTAGCTCGCCAAGAAGCGATGTATGCTTATATCTTTGAAGGGAAACGATACGATGTAGGCGATAAAATGGGTTTTTTACAGGCGACGGTAGAATTTGCGCTCAAAAGAGAAGACTTAAAAGAACCCTTTAAGCAGTACCTTAAAGAATTTACAAAAGAACTCTAAAGAGTGATGACACGATAAAGAGAAAGGCTATCAAAATGAATGTAAAAGCAGAGTATTTTGAACAAATCAAAGGCTGGGTTTCAAAATGGCCGCTGCACCCTCTTATTCAAGGGGGGTGCGGTCTTTTTGCCTTGTTGATTATTATGTTGGGGGTTTTTCAACGAGGTCCGGAAGTACTAAAATATCCCGCCACCTTTTTATTAATATATTCATTGCTGCTGGCTGGTTTATGGATAGGGGTGTCAGCCATTATAGAAAGATTTACATGGTTGCAAAAGCCTTTTGTTTTTCCGGCAGCTGTCACAGGCCTTGCTTTTGTTCCTCGTTATCTATGGATAAGACTAGTAGAGACAACACCTATGTGGGATTTTGCCAGATACTATCATTATGCTATATCGATCGTTAATGGCAATCCAGAAGCAATCGCTGACATTCGAGGCGTATTTCCTCATCTGACTGGGTATCCACTGATTCTTTCCTATGTATTTCGCTTTTTTGGAACAGAAGTGGCGATTGCTCGTTGGTTTAACCTTATTTGCACACTGCTGACCATTCTGCTAGTATATCAGCTGGGTAAGGTGATGTTTTCACCTAAGGCAGGAAGAATAGCGGCAATCATGGTTGCTTTATGGCCGGGCCAGATATTTTACATATCCGTATTAGCCGCCGAACATCTATTTACGATGCAGTTACTGTTCGTCTTGTTGCTGTTTTGTTATATGGTTAAAGGAGAGCCTAGCGGAAAATCCTTTGGATGGGCGATTGCTACAGGAGTAATGCTGACAATGGCACATATTGTAAGGCCTGTTGCTTCTTTGTTATTTCCGGCTTTTTTTCTATACTTACTAATTGCTCCTGCATCAAAAGGATCTGTTTTGACAAATGAAACAGAGGGAAGGCCAGGATGTTGTGACCGAAAAGTACTTTTTCGAAGAGCTTCCTTATTGGTAGTCATTGTATTTATATTTTGGGGGACTTTGCAGGGTTTAAATCGGATCTATGAGCCACAGGTACAAGTACCACTGGGAAAAACCGGTGCTGGTTTTAATCTTTATGTAGGTACCAATAAAGATTTTCAAGGAATGTGGAATGCGGAAGATTGGGAAATAATAGAGGAATTTCAATACGATTTTGACAGGATACATCAAGAAGCTTGGGATCGAGGAATGGAAAGAATACAGGAAGACTATACCGAGTTTCTTTTGCTGGCTGAACAAAAATTTTCTATTCAATGGGCTGTTTCGGAATATGGTCTTTACTGGGGATTGTTGGGAACAGACAGAGTGACAGCGGTCAGCCTCTGGGCAGAAGAATATCGACAAGAACTTCAAATAGCATCCCAAGTTTTTTATTTAAGTCTTTTTTGGTTGATTTTGCTGAATGCACGAAAAGAAATAAAGAAGTTCCAGGCTACTCCTGCTGATTTGATAGGAATCCTTTTTTTTGGATTTATTGCGATGCACACGTTAATAGAAGTTCAGTCTCGTTACCATCACAGCCTTATTCCTTTGTTTATTCTATTAGCAGTAGGACCATTAAAGATAGAAAAAATACCGTCTTTGAAGCAAAAATGATATGATTAGCTGGAAAGGGAGTTTTTGCAATGAAAAAACCGCATATCTCGATTGTTGTTCCTATGTATAATGAAAGTGAAGTAGCAGAAACTTGCTATCAGCGTCTTAAGGCAGTGATGGAACAATACCAGGAAGAATTTAGGCATGAACTGATTTTTGTGAATGATGGCAGCATGGATGATACGTTGTCTATTATTAAAGCCTTAGCGAAAGAAGACGATTGCCTGAGAGTAATCAACTTTGCCAGAAACTTTGGTCACCAGATTGCTGTAACAGCAGGTATTCATCGTGCTACCGGAGATGCTGTTGTTGTTATTGATGCTGATATGCAAGACCCTCCAGAACTAATTCCGGATATGGTTGCTCAGTGGAAAGAAGGCTACCATGTTGTTTATGGACAGCGGCAGAAGCGAGAAGGAGAAACCTGGTTCAAGCTGGCTACAGCGAAAGGCTTTTACCGTATTCTTAACAAGATGACAGAAGTGGTCATACCTATGGATACAGGCGATTTTCGTTTAATAGATCGAAAAGTAGTAGATGTCTTTAAAAATATGCCAGAACGAAGTCGTTTTATTCGTGGAATGGTGAGCTGGATAGGATTTAAACAAAAAGCCTTGCTCTATGAACGAAAAGAACGATTTGCAGGAGAAAGTAAATATCCATTACATAAGATGCTGAAGCTGGCAGCCGATGGAATTTTAGCTTTTTCCGGCAAGCCTGTAGAATGGATCCGTAATAGTGGTTTGGTGATTACAGGAATATCAAAAATGATGTTTTTTATATGGTTGATTCTATTGCTTTTGGGAGATGCCTCCTTGCTGTTTTATAATGGCTGGCATAGTGTTTTAGGGATTCTTATAGGCATACAGTTACTGGCGATGGGAATACTGGGTGAATATTTACTTCGGGTTTATGATGAAGTAAGAAATCGACCACTATACATTATAGATGAAGAAATACCTGCAAGGAAGGCTCGCACAGGACCAAGAGACTGGGAGCAAAAGACTTTTGGCAAAATCGATATGGAAGCCGACTAAGCATTCAGGAGGAAAAAGAATGTCTTTAGAGGAAAAAATCCGGCATTACAGCTTATACATTATTTTCGGTGTTATAACAACAGTGGTGAATTTGGTCGTTTTCAGGATCTTTCTTGAAGTGGGGCTTCATTATACGGTGAGTGCTACGATTGCATTTGTTATCGCTGTACTGACCGCATACTATACGAATAAAACCTGGGTTTTTGGGAGTCAGACAAAAGGCGTAAAAAATGTATGGAAAGAACTTGTCAGTTTCTTTAGTGCTCGTATATTTACGTATTTTGTTGATATAGCCGGATTGTTGTTATTAGTGGAAGCCTTGAGGCAAGATCCTTTTCTTAGCAAACTGCTAATGAACATTGTGGTAGTGATATTAAACTATATTCTTAGCCGCTGGGTAGTATTTAAAGCAAAGCAGGAATATTGAAAAAGCGCTTTTTAAGCGTTTTTTTTATACAAAGACTCAGCTGGTCGCTTGACAGGAGTCATGAAAGAATTTAGAATAGGAACATGTCGAAAAACAGTTTAACGATTTAGCGCACTAAAGCGTGAAAGGGGATGTGACTGGTGGATAAAAGAAAAGTTTTCTTGCCACAAGGTGTGCAGGACTTATTGATAGATGATTGTTTGTTGCGAAGAAAAATGGAAGATCATTTAATGGAAACCTTTAACCAATGGGGCTATATGGAAGTTAGCAGTCCGACCTTGGAGTACTATGACTTATTTACAAAACCGCCTATGTTAGCGGACGGAGACAATATGTTTAAGATGATTGATACCAACGGAAAAATTTTGGTGATGCGGCCAGACTGTACGATTCCGATCGCTAGGATGGTTGCAACTAAAATGAAAAATTTTGTTTATCCATTAAAGCTATGCTATGTAGAAAATGTGTATCGAATTGATAAAGAACAATCAGATCAGAAACGGGAATTTAGACAGGCGGGTGTTGAACTGTTTGGGGTTTCCTCTGTTAAAGGAGATGCCGAAATACTTGTCACAGCCATCGAGTCTCTAAAATCCATGGGGTTAGAAAATTTAACCGTAGAATTAGGGCATATGAAATTCCTAGGTGCTATCTTTGATTCTCTTCAACTAGATAAAGAGCTAAAGCATCAATTGCTTCGATTGCTGGAAGAAAAAAATATTATAGGTATTAAAGAAATGACAGAAATGTATGGTATAGACCAGGAAATGGCACAGCTTTTAATAAGGCTTCCTCGCATGTTTGGAACCCCGCAGGAGGTTTTGTCAGAAGCAAAGAAATACTATTTAACAAAAGAAATGGAAGAAGCCTTAGAAGAACTTCAAAGAACTATTGAAATGGTTCAGAAATATGGTTTAGGCGAATGTTTGGGGATAGATTTAGGAATGGTAAGCCAACTGGAATATTATACAGGGATTACTTTCAAAGGGTTTACGAAAGATTTAGGGGCGGTTATTCTTAGTGGAGGTCGATATGATAAATTGTTGGGGAAATTTGGCATGGACTGTACAGCTACCGGCTTTGCTATTGTTGTTAATAAACTGACAAAGGCTCTTAAAATACAAGGAAATGTAGATGTGCCCCGTCGAAAACATATTCTTATCTTGGATAGTCAGTACAGAGCAGGAGCTGTTAAAGAAGCGGTAGATGCTTTACGACAGGGTGGTAATATTGTCGAATTTTGTATGCTGAAAGATCATGAGGAAATTCGGGAATATATGGAACGTCGCCAGGTAGATGAATTGGTCCGCATTCATGTAGATGGTCAGATAGAAAATATTTCTATCCATGAAAACTCGGAGAATAGATAAGGGAGAATAGAGAACAGATAAGGAAGTGGATAAGATGCAGGGAAAAATAAGATTGGCCCTTACCAAAGGGCGTTTGGAAAAAGACACGGTTCAACTTCTTGAAAAAGCGGGCCTTAATATGGAAACAATTAAAAATCCTCAGCGCAAATTGATTCTGGATATTCCTGGATATCCATTGGAGATCATATTGTTGAAGGGCAGCGATGTTGCCACCTATGTAGAACACGGAGTAGCCGATTTAGGGGTGGTTGGGAAAGATGTTTTACTCGAAAAACCAAAGCCTGTATATGAAGTGGCTGATTTAGGCTTTGGCGCCTGTCGAATGGCGGTGGCAGGGGAAACATCCCTTTGTCCTGATAACAAAAAGCTACTAAGAATAGCAAGTAAATATCCGAAGATTGCGAGAGAACATTTTGAAAGAAAGGGTCAGTCGGTAGAA
Proteins encoded:
- the hisG gene encoding ATP phosphoribosyltransferase, which translates into the protein MQGKIRLALTKGRLEKDTVQLLEKAGLNMETIKNPQRKLILDIPGYPLEIILLKGSDVATYVEHGVADLGVVGKDVLLEKPKPVYEVADLGFGACRMAVAGETSLCPDNKKLLRIASKYPKIAREHFERKGQSVEIIEQQGSVELAPLMGLSDVIVDIVETGNTLKANGLIVLEEIVHISARLIVNKVSYKTRRIEVNALIDLLEKQVRIRREQ
- a CDS encoding methyl-accepting chemotaxis protein, with amino-acid sequence MHRTSIRKKILLGFFTITLILIALGGFSFMQLSAIQDELRDLLEEQMDLYRINNELAFTIAERSSHISNFVLTGDEFYLNQFIRVSSTSDSLERELLEISGTPEDEKFVERSQAWRRIATAEVVPMYNTGRYDDAIEVITNRMGPEGNTLMIYARNMANERQENVQFIGAEVVNTQEEIRKMVIASIGFAIIVSIILAFVISNSIIRPLKKLVDLVHIVAQGDLTQQVEVKSTDEIGHLAKAINQMVDNLKGLIKSSSSISGQVASTSERLAASSEEAAATSQEVSRTIEEVSRATEEQSSAVETSNQNLEQIAENMLQVSESIEQVQNASTHTQDSAKNGRKASREAVSKMNEILSSSKETMVVVKELDQASTEIVNIVESIHSISGQTNLLALNAAIEAARAGEAGRGFAVVAEEIRKLAEETSQSSSRIAKIIERIQSQIKGAVFSMENNSLQVEDGTEMVHSASSLFESISDEVSTISEGINHVTLLVQKVTNNSQEVVNSFQNMSAISEETAASSQEVSASAQQQNSVVDEIADSASSLAALANDLQNAISIFKV
- the sfsA gene encoding DNA/RNA nuclease SfsA, producing the protein MRYEKVVKGEFIKRPNRFIAHVLIDGREEVVHIKNTSRCRELLIPGVKVYLEDKREVPGRKTGYSVISVYKDDVLVNIDSQAPNTVIAEALENNKIDGFLNFSLLKREVTYGKSRFDIFMEREKEKIFIEVKGVTLENSGVSAFPDAPTERGVKHVKELEGAVAEGYRGVIFFLIKMQKPDLFKLNWKMDPAFAEAVCKAQSKGVEVLAYDSLVTPEEIFIGKKLPINLQPW
- the hisZ gene encoding ATP phosphoribosyltransferase regulatory subunit, whose product is MDKRKVFLPQGVQDLLIDDCLLRRKMEDHLMETFNQWGYMEVSSPTLEYYDLFTKPPMLADGDNMFKMIDTNGKILVMRPDCTIPIARMVATKMKNFVYPLKLCYVENVYRIDKEQSDQKREFRQAGVELFGVSSVKGDAEILVTAIESLKSMGLENLTVELGHMKFLGAIFDSLQLDKELKHQLLRLLEEKNIIGIKEMTEMYGIDQEMAQLLIRLPRMFGTPQEVLSEAKKYYLTKEMEEALEELQRTIEMVQKYGLGECLGIDLGMVSQLEYYTGITFKGFTKDLGAVILSGGRYDKLLGKFGMDCTATGFAIVVNKLTKALKIQGNVDVPRRKHILILDSQYRAGAVKEAVDALRQGGNIVEFCMLKDHEEIREYMERRQVDELVRIHVDGQIENISIHENSENR
- the galU gene encoding UTP--glucose-1-phosphate uridylyltransferase GalU, coding for MKVNKAIIPAAGLGTRFLPATKAQPKEMLPIVDKPTLQYIIEEAVDSGIEEILIITGRNKQSIEDHFDKSIELELELEKKGKDDLLQIVKNISDMVNIHYIRQKEPKGLGHAIYCAKSFIGNEPFAVMLGDDIVDAKTPCLQQMTSVYNEYKTTILGVQEVPRSEVDKYGIVNGKSIEDNVYKVKDLIEKPAIEEAPTNIAILGRYIISPSIFSILEHTKPGKGGEIQLTDALKTLARQEAMYAYIFEGKRYDVGDKMGFLQATVEFALKREDLKEPFKQYLKEFTKEL
- a CDS encoding glycosyltransferase family 39 protein; the encoded protein is MNVKAEYFEQIKGWVSKWPLHPLIQGGCGLFALLIIMLGVFQRGPEVLKYPATFLLIYSLLLAGLWIGVSAIIERFTWLQKPFVFPAAVTGLAFVPRYLWIRLVETTPMWDFARYYHYAISIVNGNPEAIADIRGVFPHLTGYPLILSYVFRFFGTEVAIARWFNLICTLLTILLVYQLGKVMFSPKAGRIAAIMVALWPGQIFYISVLAAEHLFTMQLLFVLLLFCYMVKGEPSGKSFGWAIATGVMLTMAHIVRPVASLLFPAFFLYLLIAPASKGSVLTNETEGRPGCCDRKVLFRRASLLVVIVFIFWGTLQGLNRIYEPQVQVPLGKTGAGFNLYVGTNKDFQGMWNAEDWEIIEEFQYDFDRIHQEAWDRGMERIQEDYTEFLLLAEQKFSIQWAVSEYGLYWGLLGTDRVTAVSLWAEEYRQELQIASQVFYLSLFWLILLNARKEIKKFQATPADLIGILFFGFIAMHTLIEVQSRYHHSLIPLFILLAVGPLKIEKIPSLKQK
- a CDS encoding GtrA family protein, producing MSLEEKIRHYSLYIIFGVITTVVNLVVFRIFLEVGLHYTVSATIAFVIAVLTAYYTNKTWVFGSQTKGVKNVWKELVSFFSARIFTYFVDIAGLLLLVEALRQDPFLSKLLMNIVVVILNYILSRWVVFKAKQEY
- the cysK gene encoding cysteine synthase A; the protein is MIVHTVSELVGKTPIVKLSRKGRENMATIFVKLEFQNPGGSVKDRIALSMIEALEEEKKITENTLLVEPTSGNTGIGLAMIAAAKGYQLTLVMPDTMTIERRKILKAYGADLVLTEGSKGMKGAIEKANEIVSTHANAIIPGQFINPANPAVHYKTTGPEIWNDLNGQVDAFIAGVGTGGTITGAGRYLREKNPSIQLVAVEPSDSPVLSGGEPGPHKIQGIGAGFVPEIMDTRLLSRIVQITTEEAIETARKVAREEGLLLGISSGAAIAAAFKIAKNMDPNQHLVVMTASNGERYLSTPLYDID
- a CDS encoding glycosyltransferase family 2 protein, whose product is MKKPHISIVVPMYNESEVAETCYQRLKAVMEQYQEEFRHELIFVNDGSMDDTLSIIKALAKEDDCLRVINFARNFGHQIAVTAGIHRATGDAVVVIDADMQDPPELIPDMVAQWKEGYHVVYGQRQKREGETWFKLATAKGFYRILNKMTEVVIPMDTGDFRLIDRKVVDVFKNMPERSRFIRGMVSWIGFKQKALLYERKERFAGESKYPLHKMLKLAADGILAFSGKPVEWIRNSGLVITGISKMMFFIWLILLLLGDASLLFYNGWHSVLGILIGIQLLAMGILGEYLLRVYDEVRNRPLYIIDEEIPARKARTGPRDWEQKTFGKIDMEAD